In the genome of Cupriavidus malaysiensis, one region contains:
- a CDS encoding TadG family pilus assembly protein, which translates to MIRRPRSGQRGAVSVLAVLLIATIAMAALVSIDLGNVFYRQRQLQSMVDLAALSAAQQLKQAGTDATQRAAAFASAKAVAGSNGYPSQSGADCSLPTSGSPDGMKVCIGVWDPAYTSANDTASHFTSTYDNTKVSPNAARVTATQTVPVLFVIPGSASRQLRAQAVAVGSPPSASFSIGSGLLSINDPNGAANANSLLGLLLGRTVNLSVADWNGLVNAKVSLAQLQLKLGAGSIQELLNTSLSIQDFYALVLGAAGQDSLVSVLLGGVKTVGVNAAQATVSLGQLLDLGVLAPTQSAAANVGLNVSTLLTLAAQVANGGSALAVPNLSVPLPGASIGLNLYVIQPPVSAAGPVWLQGTSPEQWATTAHTAQVGLGLRVSVGADLLLNALGLGALSDVLNALGGVRLDIPLYVEVAGATAALTGIQCTTDRASRQATFSIKTSVAKACLGRTDGTAGCASGGVSLVNLAIISVSAAPATSQVGASNTFSRTLPINGTTHVSSQQLVSGLLDDVLSNLQLQVNINLLFFKLSVPLYLNVLLQPIAPLLDSLLATLLNLLGIQVGTADVWLNDISCKNSDLVY; encoded by the coding sequence ATGATCCGCAGGCCGCGTTCCGGGCAGCGCGGCGCCGTCAGCGTGCTGGCGGTGCTGCTGATCGCCACCATCGCCATGGCGGCGCTGGTGTCGATCGACCTCGGCAACGTCTTCTACCGCCAGCGCCAGCTGCAGAGCATGGTCGACCTGGCGGCGCTGAGCGCGGCGCAGCAGTTGAAGCAGGCGGGGACCGACGCGACGCAGCGTGCCGCTGCATTTGCCTCGGCAAAGGCGGTTGCGGGTTCCAACGGCTATCCCAGCCAATCTGGTGCCGATTGCTCCCTCCCAACTTCCGGCAGCCCCGATGGCATGAAAGTCTGCATCGGCGTCTGGGATCCGGCATACACATCCGCCAACGACACCGCGAGTCACTTCACTTCAACCTACGACAATACGAAGGTATCGCCCAATGCCGCACGCGTTACGGCGACGCAGACTGTACCGGTTCTTTTCGTGATTCCTGGTTCCGCATCTCGGCAGCTGCGCGCTCAAGCTGTTGCGGTGGGGAGTCCGCCGTCAGCTTCATTTTCAATCGGAAGTGGGCTGCTTAGCATCAACGATCCGAACGGGGCCGCCAATGCAAATAGTCTGCTGGGTCTCCTGTTGGGCAGAACCGTCAATTTGTCGGTGGCAGATTGGAATGGCTTGGTCAATGCAAAAGTATCTCTAGCGCAATTGCAGTTAAAACTTGGCGCAGGATCGATCCAAGAGCTCTTGAACACGTCGCTGTCAATTCAAGATTTCTATGCGTTGGTGCTCGGAGCGGCCGGACAAGATAGTCTCGTGTCAGTTCTTCTTGGTGGTGTCAAGACCGTAGGGGTCAATGCTGCACAGGCGACGGTCAGCCTGGGACAGCTTTTGGACCTGGGCGTGTTGGCGCCGACACAGTCCGCGGCGGCCAACGTTGGCCTCAATGTGTCCACGCTCCTGACATTGGCCGCACAAGTGGCGAACGGCGGATCAGCTCTCGCTGTACCCAACCTGAGTGTTCCGCTACCGGGGGCCAGCATCGGTCTGAATCTCTACGTGATTCAACCACCTGTTTCGGCAGCAGGTCCAGTGTGGCTGCAAGGTACGTCACCAGAGCAATGGGCAACTACCGCTCACACTGCTCAGGTTGGCCTTGGACTACGGGTATCGGTTGGTGCGGATCTGTTGTTGAATGCGCTTGGCCTGGGTGCACTTTCAGACGTCTTGAATGCGCTGGGAGGTGTGCGGCTTGATATCCCGTTGTATGTCGAGGTGGCTGGCGCAACCGCGGCACTGACCGGCATCCAATGCACGACTGATCGGGCGAGCCGGCAGGCGACATTCAGTATCAAGACGAGCGTTGCGAAGGCGTGCCTCGGGCGCACGGACGGTACGGCTGGCTGTGCGTCGGGAGGAGTGAGTCTGGTCAACCTGGCGATTATCTCGGTGTCAGCCGCTCCGGCGACGAGTCAGGTTGGGGCCTCCAATACTTTTTCTCGGACACTTCCAATTAACGGCACGACGCATGTGTCCTCTCAACAATTGGTATCCGGTTTGCTGGATGATGTGCTGAGCAATCTACAGTTGCAGGTCAACATAAATCTATTGTTCTTCAAATTGAGCGTACCTCTTTACTTGAACGTCCTCCTGCAGCCGATTGCTCCGCTTCTCGATTCGCTCCTGGCGACCTTGCTTAACTTGCTTGGTATTCAGGTCGGCACCGCCGACGTCTGGCTGAACGACATCAGCTGCAAGAACTCCGATTTGGTTTACTGA
- a CDS encoding sigma 54-interacting transcriptional regulator: protein MKTDRWAYENLEVYVWEGKQEIADRITRFLAPLGVEVIRAGALEAPPAEPRLKPAIAVISVSVIGNAKFTALDWEAAHGMPVVWVAAPGREGDPGRFPPEYAHILSADFSGADLRGQIGKLLPQLLAASEPETEVADLVAESPAMRQLLEQVDTFADFPSNVMLYGETGAGKERIARLFHERNRSYGKGPFVAVNCGAIPDGLFESQFFGHAKGAFTGAMYAHQGYFEQANGGTLFLDEIGDLPMFQQVKLLRVLEEKAVTRLGSTLPVRLDFRLVAATNKDLREAVGQGRFRADLYFRLSVIELRVPSLEERGPGDKVLLLQSFLRQMMGRAEHDALPPAPDWLRGAVGTAYFNGNVRELRNLAERVGIVLRQCRAWDEGRIRPLFRSLRPGAFEGNERAADWRGDAEERRRIIAALDANGWRRQDTAACLGISRKVLWEKMRKFQIADNEAEPA from the coding sequence ATGAAAACAGATCGCTGGGCCTACGAGAATCTCGAAGTCTACGTATGGGAAGGCAAGCAGGAGATCGCCGATCGCATCACGCGCTTCCTGGCGCCGCTGGGCGTGGAGGTGATCCGCGCGGGGGCGCTGGAGGCGCCGCCGGCCGAGCCGCGGCTGAAGCCTGCCATCGCGGTGATCAGCGTGTCGGTGATCGGCAATGCCAAGTTCACCGCGCTGGACTGGGAGGCAGCGCATGGCATGCCGGTGGTGTGGGTGGCCGCGCCCGGGCGTGAGGGCGACCCGGGGCGCTTCCCGCCCGAGTATGCGCACATCCTGTCGGCCGACTTCTCCGGCGCGGACCTGCGCGGCCAGATCGGCAAGCTGCTGCCGCAACTGCTGGCGGCGAGCGAGCCGGAGACCGAGGTGGCCGACCTGGTGGCCGAGTCGCCGGCGATGCGCCAGCTGCTCGAGCAGGTCGATACCTTCGCCGACTTCCCCAGCAATGTGATGCTGTACGGCGAGACCGGGGCCGGCAAGGAGCGCATCGCGCGCCTGTTCCACGAGCGCAACCGCAGCTATGGCAAGGGGCCGTTCGTGGCGGTCAACTGCGGCGCCATTCCCGACGGCCTGTTCGAGTCGCAGTTCTTCGGCCATGCCAAGGGCGCCTTCACCGGCGCCATGTATGCGCACCAGGGCTATTTCGAGCAGGCCAACGGCGGCACGCTGTTCCTCGACGAGATCGGCGACCTGCCGATGTTCCAGCAGGTCAAGCTGCTGCGCGTGCTGGAGGAAAAGGCAGTGACGCGGCTGGGCTCGACGCTGCCGGTGCGGCTGGACTTCCGCCTGGTGGCGGCGACCAACAAGGACCTGCGCGAGGCGGTGGGCCAGGGGCGCTTCCGCGCCGATCTCTATTTCCGCCTGTCGGTGATCGAGCTGCGCGTGCCCAGCCTCGAAGAACGGGGGCCCGGCGACAAGGTGCTGCTGCTGCAGTCCTTCCTGCGCCAGATGATGGGGCGTGCCGAGCATGACGCGCTGCCGCCGGCGCCGGACTGGCTGCGCGGGGCGGTGGGCACGGCCTACTTCAACGGCAATGTGCGCGAGCTGCGCAACCTGGCCGAGCGCGTCGGCATCGTGCTGCGGCAATGCCGCGCCTGGGACGAGGGCCGCATCCGGCCGCTGTTCCGCTCGCTGCGCCCGGGTGCCTTCGAGGGCAACGAGCGCGCCGCCGACTGGCGCGGCGATGCCGAGGAGCGGCGCCGTATCATCGCCGCGCTTGACGCCAATGGCTGGCGCCGCCAGGACACGGCGGCCTGCCTCGGCATCAGCCGCAAGGTGCTGTGGGAGAAGATGCGCAAGTTCCAGATCGCCGACAACGAGGCCGAGCCGGCGTAA
- a CDS encoding YgiW/YdeI family stress tolerance OB fold protein gives MQRRLSAACLALATFAAIAAAPARADYVGPSVIPASTVKALADTGRDDQAARLRGRLVGSLSGNTYRFRDASGEMVVKIKPALWPAGVNIGETTEVELVGVYDKELLREGRFKVKQLRPL, from the coding sequence ATGCAACGCCGCCTGTCCGCCGCCTGCCTCGCCCTCGCCACTTTCGCGGCCATCGCCGCCGCCCCCGCCCGCGCCGACTACGTCGGCCCGTCGGTCATCCCTGCCAGCACGGTCAAGGCCCTGGCCGACACCGGCCGCGACGACCAGGCCGCGCGCCTGCGCGGCCGTCTGGTCGGCAGCCTGAGCGGCAACACCTACCGCTTCCGCGACGCCAGCGGCGAGATGGTGGTCAAGATCAAGCCGGCGCTGTGGCCGGCCGGCGTCAACATCGGCGAGACCACCGAAGTCGAGCTCGTGGGCGTCTACGACAAGGAGCTGCTGCGCGAGGGCCGCTTCAAGGTCAAGCAGCTGCGCCCGCTCTGA
- a CDS encoding exonuclease SbcCD subunit D → MRFLHTADWHLGRLFHARSLVDDQAYVLDQFVDLVREQRPDAVLLAGDVYDRAVPPPEAVALLDDVLARIVAGLRVPVVMIAGNHDNAQRLAFGARLMQDQGLHVAGLVSKDPLCVRLRDADGEVRLYALPYAEPALVRDAYGVEPAGHEAALATQLDAIRAVHPAGVRSVVVGHAFVVGGSASESERPLSVGGSGAVAASVFDGFDLVALGHLHRPQTLGERIHYAGSLLKYSVSEAGHAKSVSLIELDARGGVRIEPIALRPRRDLRVLQGTLAELVAGAAADPGRDDYIHAVLTDTGALLDPMARLRQGYPNTLALERAVLARSGTAGAAGRRLRELDTATLFADFFREVTDGELDEPQRAALQQALGGLDRDVRGAEGSA, encoded by the coding sequence TTGCGTTTCCTCCACACGGCCGACTGGCATCTCGGCCGGCTCTTCCACGCGCGCAGCCTGGTCGACGACCAGGCCTACGTGCTCGACCAGTTCGTCGACCTGGTGCGCGAGCAGCGTCCCGATGCCGTGCTGCTGGCCGGCGATGTCTATGACCGGGCGGTGCCGCCGCCGGAAGCCGTGGCCCTGCTCGACGACGTGCTGGCCCGCATCGTCGCCGGCCTGCGCGTGCCGGTGGTGATGATCGCCGGCAACCACGACAATGCGCAGCGGCTCGCCTTCGGCGCCCGCCTGATGCAGGACCAGGGCCTGCACGTGGCGGGGCTGGTCAGCAAGGACCCGCTCTGTGTGCGCCTGCGCGATGCCGACGGCGAGGTGCGGCTCTATGCGCTGCCCTATGCCGAGCCCGCGCTGGTGCGCGATGCCTACGGCGTGGAGCCGGCCGGACACGAAGCGGCGTTGGCTACCCAGCTCGATGCGATCCGTGCCGTCCATCCGGCGGGCGTGCGCTCGGTGGTGGTGGGCCATGCCTTCGTGGTCGGCGGCAGCGCCAGCGAGTCGGAGCGGCCGTTGTCGGTCGGTGGCAGCGGCGCGGTTGCGGCCAGCGTGTTCGACGGTTTCGACCTGGTGGCGCTCGGCCACCTGCATCGGCCGCAGACCCTCGGCGAGCGCATCCACTATGCCGGCTCGCTGCTGAAGTACTCGGTGTCGGAGGCCGGACACGCCAAGTCGGTATCGCTGATCGAACTGGATGCGCGCGGCGGCGTGCGCATCGAACCGATCGCGCTGCGGCCGCGGCGCGACCTGCGCGTGCTGCAGGGCACGCTGGCCGAGCTGGTGGCCGGGGCGGCGGCCGATCCGGGGCGGGACGACTACATCCATGCCGTGCTGACCGATACCGGCGCCCTGCTCGACCCCATGGCGCGCCTGCGCCAGGGCTACCCGAACACGCTGGCGCTGGAACGCGCGGTGCTGGCGCGCAGCGGTACGGCCGGTGCCGCGGGCAGGCGGCTGCGCGAGCTGGACACGGCCACCCTGTTTGCCGATTTCTTCCGCGAGGTGACCGACGGCGAACTGGACGAGCCGCAGCGCGCGGCGCTGCAGCAGGCCCTTGGCGGCCTGGACCGCGATGTCCGGGGCGCGGAGGGTAGCGCATGA
- a CDS encoding AAA family ATPase — MKPLWLAMQAFGPFAAREVIDFTQLGEHAFFLIHGPTGAGKTTVLDAICFALYGDTSGGERSAQDMRSANAAAGLRSEVELEFALGAQRYRIVRSPAQERPKLRGEGTVKEAARAQLDALEGGEWVSKASQPGRVDEFVRGLLGFDSTQFRQVIVLPQGRFRELLTADSKSRQAILERLFHTELYRRVEDLLKTQAGELRRDAERIEIRRAELLQQHGLESTEALDARLAEALVQGTALHEREGAARTALSLATLGLQQGEQAAAQLAEAAQAHAAHAALQARSAEVDAQRGRVRAAHQARAALPWLQRQRDAVVQGERAAQAVEAAALVLARRQEAARAAAAALAAQRERDPLRQQAQQQVVQLEGALTHARRLGQVRDALAAAQAAQARAATAHEQAQAQREQQEARLRQIETALETARATAAGAEAAALKLEAARQRTAVLAQHGEAGRACQRALAHQHAQAGRERSGAAALREARSALRAMEAAWLAGQAGRLAASLRAGDPCPVCGSLEHPSPSLPLEAGIEDAALEAARARVEQAEGEAGAAASAAQAAQAELLAAQARLAELERAVGAAGDAGAEAAARLAQQVEALEQGLAGARAAAAQAGTLEGQAATQRAALAAAQERLAAADTALRQSADQLAQRQGEWRAASEHVPEALREPEAVEQALQAARAGLAAAEAALQAAQAAEREATSALAAAGAAHGAAQAEAARQAAQVAQAREAFAQALARAGFADAPALEAAGMEAAALERLEAALREFDLALAAAADRQARAATVAAALQPPDLAALREAQARTQRELEALVAEQAALARAQQGLQACRQRLHELTAEAGGIEARFAVLGRLSEVAAGNNPRRMSFQRFVLATLLDEVLEAASLRLVRMSRGRYELQRVREQGDKRAAGGLDLEVFDHDTGLPRPASTLSGGEGFLASLSLALGLADVVQSRAGGIQLDTLFVDEGFGTLDPESLDFAIRTLLDLQQAGRLVGVVSHVSELRERVDVRLEIRPGAQGSRAVLQLP; from the coding sequence ATGAAGCCGCTGTGGCTGGCCATGCAGGCCTTCGGCCCCTTCGCCGCGCGCGAGGTGATCGATTTCACGCAGTTGGGAGAGCATGCCTTCTTCCTGATCCACGGTCCGACCGGCGCGGGCAAGACCACGGTGCTCGACGCGATCTGCTTCGCGCTGTACGGCGACACCTCCGGCGGCGAGCGCAGTGCCCAGGACATGCGCAGCGCCAATGCCGCGGCGGGGCTGCGCAGCGAAGTCGAGCTGGAATTCGCCCTGGGGGCGCAGCGCTACCGCATCGTGCGCTCGCCGGCGCAAGAGCGGCCCAAGCTGCGCGGCGAGGGCACGGTCAAGGAGGCGGCGCGCGCCCAGCTCGATGCCCTGGAGGGCGGCGAGTGGGTCAGCAAGGCCAGCCAGCCGGGCCGTGTCGACGAGTTCGTGCGAGGCCTGCTGGGCTTCGACAGCACGCAGTTCCGCCAGGTCATCGTGCTGCCGCAGGGCCGCTTCCGCGAACTGCTGACGGCGGATTCGAAGTCGCGCCAGGCCATCCTCGAGCGCCTGTTCCATACGGAGCTCTACCGGCGCGTGGAGGACCTGCTCAAGACCCAGGCAGGCGAACTGCGCCGCGATGCCGAGCGCATCGAGATCCGGCGCGCGGAACTGCTGCAGCAGCATGGGCTGGAAAGCACCGAGGCGCTCGATGCGCGGCTGGCCGAGGCGCTCGTGCAGGGTACCGCCCTGCACGAGCGCGAGGGCGCGGCACGCACCGCGCTGTCGCTGGCGACGCTTGGCCTGCAGCAAGGCGAGCAGGCGGCCGCGCAGCTGGCCGAGGCGGCCCAGGCCCATGCCGCCCACGCCGCCCTGCAGGCGCGCAGCGCCGAGGTCGACGCGCAGCGGGGGCGCGTGCGCGCCGCGCACCAGGCCCGGGCGGCGTTGCCCTGGCTGCAGCGCCAGCGCGACGCCGTGGTACAGGGCGAGCGCGCGGCGCAGGCGGTCGAGGCCGCCGCGCTGGTGCTGGCACGGCGGCAGGAGGCGGCGCGCGCGGCGGCAGCGGCGCTGGCGGCGCAGCGGGAGCGCGATCCGCTGCGCCAGCAGGCGCAGCAGCAGGTGGTCCAGCTGGAGGGTGCGCTGACGCATGCGCGCCGCCTGGGCCAGGTGCGCGATGCGCTGGCCGCCGCGCAGGCGGCGCAGGCGCGGGCCGCCACGGCGCATGAACAGGCGCAGGCCCAGCGCGAGCAGCAGGAGGCGCGGTTGCGGCAGATCGAGACGGCGCTGGAGACGGCGCGGGCGACCGCGGCCGGCGCCGAGGCTGCCGCGCTCAAGCTCGAGGCCGCCCGCCAGCGCACTGCCGTGCTGGCGCAGCACGGCGAAGCCGGCCGAGCCTGCCAACGGGCGCTGGCCCACCAGCACGCACAGGCCGGGCGCGAGCGCAGCGGCGCGGCGGCGCTGCGCGAGGCACGCAGCGCGCTGCGTGCCATGGAGGCGGCGTGGCTGGCCGGGCAGGCCGGGCGCCTGGCCGCGTCACTGCGCGCCGGCGATCCCTGCCCGGTGTGCGGCAGCCTGGAGCATCCATCACCGTCCCTGCCGCTGGAGGCCGGGATCGAGGATGCGGCGCTCGAGGCCGCACGCGCGCGGGTGGAGCAGGCGGAAGGCGAGGCCGGCGCAGCCGCCAGTGCCGCGCAGGCAGCCCAGGCCGAGTTGCTGGCGGCCCAGGCGCGCCTGGCCGAGCTGGAGCGTGCGGTGGGCGCGGCGGGTGACGCCGGCGCCGAAGCGGCCGCGCGGCTGGCGCAGCAGGTCGAGGCGCTGGAGCAAGGGCTGGCCGGTGCGCGTGCCGCGGCCGCGCAGGCCGGCACGCTGGAGGGGCAGGCCGCCACGCAGCGCGCCGCGCTCGCCGCGGCGCAGGAGCGCCTGGCGGCGGCGGACACGGCGCTGCGCCAGTCAGCCGATCAACTGGCGCAGCGGCAGGGCGAATGGCGTGCCGCCAGCGAGCACGTGCCGGAAGCATTGCGCGAGCCGGAGGCCGTGGAACAGGCCCTGCAGGCGGCGCGGGCCGGACTTGCCGCGGCCGAGGCCGCGCTGCAGGCCGCGCAGGCCGCCGAGCGCGAGGCCACCAGCGCCCTGGCGGCGGCGGGCGCCGCGCACGGCGCGGCCCAAGCGGAGGCGGCGCGCCAGGCGGCCCAGGTGGCACAGGCGCGCGAGGCTTTCGCGCAGGCCCTGGCGCGGGCCGGCTTCGCCGACGCGCCGGCCCTGGAGGCGGCGGGCATGGAGGCGGCCGCCCTGGAAAGACTGGAGGCGGCGCTGCGCGAGTTCGACCTGGCGCTGGCCGCCGCCGCCGACCGGCAGGCGCGCGCCGCCACCGTGGCGGCGGCGCTGCAGCCGCCCGACCTGGCCGCGCTGCGGGAGGCGCAGGCGCGCACGCAGCGCGAACTCGAAGCCCTGGTCGCCGAGCAGGCCGCGCTGGCGCGCGCGCAGCAGGGACTGCAGGCTTGCCGGCAACGCTTGCACGAGTTGACGGCCGAGGCGGGTGGCATCGAGGCGCGCTTTGCCGTTCTCGGCCGCCTGTCCGAGGTTGCCGCCGGCAACAACCCGCGCCGCATGAGCTTCCAGCGCTTCGTGCTGGCGACGCTGCTGGACGAAGTGCTGGAAGCGGCTTCGCTGCGGCTGGTGCGCATGAGCCGCGGCCGCTACGAGCTGCAGCGCGTGCGCGAACAGGGCGACAAGCGCGCGGCCGGCGGCCTGGACCTCGAAGTCTTCGACCACGATACCGGCCTGCCGCGGCCGGCCAGCACGCTGTCCGGCGGGGAAGGCTTCCTGGCCTCGCTGTCGCTGGCGCTGGGCCTGGCCGACGTAGTGCAGTCGCGCGCTGGCGGAATCCAGCTCGATACGCTATTCGTGGATGAGGGTTTCGGCACGCTCGATCCGGAGAGCCTCGACTTCGCCATCCGCACGCTGCTGGACCTGCAGCAGGCGGGGCGGCTGGTCGGCGTGGTGTCGCACGTCAGCGAATTGCGCGAGCGCGTCGATGTGCGGCTGGAGATCCGGCCGGGAGCCCAGGGCAGCCGCGCGGTTCTGCAACTGCCTTGA
- a CDS encoding 3-oxoacid CoA-transferase subunit A: protein MINKIYDSVEAAVAGIHDGATILIGGFGLAGMPAELIDALIAQGARDLTIVNNNAGNGDTGLAALLKAKRVRKIICSFPRQSDSYVFDALFHAGEIELELVPQGNLAERIRAAGAGIGGFFTRTAYGTPLAEGKETRIIDGQGYVFEKPIHADFALIKADAADRWGNLVYRKTARNFGPVMAMAAKCAIAQVNRVVELGELDPEHIVTPGLFVKRVVKVDCGPTRIS, encoded by the coding sequence GTGATCAACAAGATATATGACTCGGTGGAGGCGGCGGTCGCCGGCATCCACGACGGCGCCACCATCCTGATCGGCGGTTTCGGCCTGGCCGGCATGCCCGCCGAGCTGATCGACGCGCTGATCGCGCAGGGTGCGCGCGACCTGACCATCGTCAACAACAACGCCGGCAACGGCGACACCGGCCTGGCCGCGCTGCTGAAAGCCAAGCGCGTGCGCAAGATCATCTGCTCCTTCCCGCGCCAGTCCGATTCCTACGTCTTCGACGCGCTCTTCCACGCGGGCGAGATCGAGCTCGAGCTGGTGCCCCAGGGCAACCTCGCCGAGCGCATCCGCGCCGCCGGCGCCGGCATCGGCGGCTTCTTCACCCGGACCGCCTACGGCACGCCGCTGGCCGAGGGCAAGGAAACCCGCATCATCGACGGCCAGGGCTATGTGTTCGAGAAGCCCATCCACGCCGACTTCGCGCTGATCAAGGCCGATGCCGCCGACCGCTGGGGCAACCTGGTCTACCGCAAGACCGCGCGCAACTTCGGCCCGGTCATGGCCATGGCCGCCAAGTGCGCCATCGCGCAGGTCAACAGGGTGGTGGAACTCGGCGAGCTGGATCCCGAGCACATCGTCACGCCGGGCCTGTTCGTCAAGCGCGTCGTCAAGGTGGACTGCGGTCCGACCCGCATTTCCTGA
- a CDS encoding 3-oxoacid CoA-transferase subunit B → MQRLTRDQMAARVAKDIPDGAVVNLGIGLPTLVGNHLPADREILLHSENGLLGMGPAPAEDQIDGDLINAGKQPVTVKPGGSYFHHADSFAMMRGGHLDFCVLGAFQVSEKGDLANWHTGAPGAIPAVGGAMDLAIGAKQVFVMMEHQTKKGESKIVPQCTYPLTGIGCVTRIYTDLATIDVTPDGLVARDLVEGLSFEELQRLTGVPLTQGAA, encoded by the coding sequence ATGCAACGCCTCACCCGCGATCAGATGGCCGCACGCGTGGCCAAGGACATTCCCGACGGTGCCGTGGTCAACCTCGGCATCGGCCTGCCCACCCTGGTCGGCAACCACCTGCCGGCCGACCGCGAGATCCTGCTGCACAGCGAAAACGGCCTGCTCGGCATGGGCCCGGCACCGGCCGAGGACCAGATCGACGGCGACCTGATCAATGCCGGCAAGCAGCCGGTCACGGTCAAGCCGGGCGGCTCGTATTTCCACCACGCGGATTCTTTCGCGATGATGCGCGGCGGCCACCTCGACTTCTGCGTGCTGGGCGCCTTCCAGGTGTCCGAGAAGGGCGACCTGGCCAACTGGCATACCGGCGCCCCGGGCGCGATTCCGGCCGTGGGCGGCGCCATGGACCTGGCGATCGGCGCCAAGCAGGTCTTCGTCATGATGGAGCACCAGACCAAGAAGGGCGAAAGCAAGATCGTGCCGCAGTGCACCTATCCGCTGACCGGCATCGGCTGCGTCACCCGTATCTACACGGACCTCGCTACCATTGACGTGACGCCGGACGGACTGGTCGCGCGCGACCTGGTCGAAGGGCTGTCCTTCGAAGAACTGCAGCGCCTGACCGGCGTGCCCCTGACGCAGGGCGCCGCCTGA
- the pcaF gene encoding 3-oxoadipyl-CoA thiolase, which yields MTEAFICDAIRTPIGRYGGSLSAVRADDLGAVPLKALMARNPNLDWRAIDDVIYGNANQAGEDNRNVARMSLLLAGLPQDVPGATINRLCGSGMDATGTAARAIKAGEAGLMIAGGVESMSRAPFVMGKATSAFSRDAQIFDTTIGWRFVNPAMRAAYGVDSMPETAENVATDYKISREDQDLMALRSQEKASRAQADGTLAQEITAVTIAQKKGDPIVVERDEHPRATSMEALARLKGVVRADGTVTAGNASGVNDGACALLLASEAAARQHGLTPKARIVGMATAGVAPRVMGIGPAPATQKLMKQLGMTLDQIDVIELNEAFAAQGLAVLRELGVRDDDPRVNPNGGAIALGHPLGMSGARLVTTAMYQLHRTGGRFALCTMCIGVGQGIAMVIERV from the coding sequence ATGACCGAAGCCTTTATCTGCGACGCCATCCGCACCCCCATCGGCCGCTACGGCGGCAGCCTGTCCGCGGTGCGCGCGGATGACCTGGGCGCGGTGCCGCTGAAGGCGCTGATGGCACGCAACCCGAACCTGGACTGGCGCGCGATCGACGACGTGATCTACGGCAACGCCAACCAGGCCGGCGAGGACAACCGCAACGTGGCGCGCATGTCGCTGCTGCTGGCCGGCCTGCCGCAGGATGTGCCGGGTGCCACCATCAACCGCCTGTGCGGCTCCGGCATGGACGCCACCGGCACCGCCGCGCGCGCCATCAAGGCGGGCGAGGCCGGCCTGATGATCGCCGGCGGCGTGGAAAGCATGAGCCGCGCGCCCTTCGTGATGGGCAAGGCCACCAGCGCCTTCTCGCGCGATGCGCAGATCTTCGACACCACCATCGGCTGGCGCTTCGTCAACCCGGCCATGCGCGCGGCCTACGGCGTGGACTCGATGCCCGAGACCGCCGAGAACGTCGCCACCGACTACAAGATCAGCCGTGAAGACCAGGACCTGATGGCGCTGCGCAGCCAGGAAAAGGCCTCGCGCGCGCAGGCCGACGGCACGCTGGCCCAGGAAATCACCGCCGTGACGATCGCGCAGAAGAAGGGCGATCCGATCGTGGTCGAGCGCGACGAGCATCCGCGCGCCACCAGCATGGAAGCGCTGGCCAGGCTCAAGGGCGTGGTGCGCGCGGACGGCACCGTGACCGCCGGCAATGCCTCCGGCGTCAACGACGGCGCCTGCGCGCTGCTGCTGGCCAGCGAAGCCGCCGCCAGGCAGCATGGCCTGACGCCGAAGGCACGCATCGTCGGCATGGCCACCGCCGGCGTGGCGCCGCGCGTGATGGGCATCGGCCCGGCGCCGGCCACGCAGAAGCTGATGAAGCAGCTCGGCATGACGCTGGACCAGATCGACGTGATCGAGCTGAACGAAGCGTTCGCCGCGCAGGGCCTGGCCGTGCTGCGCGAACTCGGCGTGCGCGATGACGATCCCCGCGTCAACCCCAACGGCGGCGCGATCGCGCTGGGCCACCCGCTCGGCATGAGCGGCGCGCGCCTGGTGACCACCGCCATGTACCAGCTGCACCGCACCGGTGGCCGCTTCGCGCTGTGCACCATGTGCATCGGCGTGGGCCAGGGCATCGCCATGGTGATCGAGCGCGTCTGA